Proteins from one Nicotiana tabacum cultivar K326 chromosome 23, ASM71507v2, whole genome shotgun sequence genomic window:
- the LOC107768119 gene encoding LOW QUALITY PROTEIN: homeobox-leucine zipper protein ATHB-15 (The sequence of the model RefSeq protein was modified relative to this genomic sequence to represent the inferred CDS: substituted 2 bases at 2 genomic stop codons), which produces MMAVTSACKDSKMGMDNGKYVRYTPEQVEALERLYHECPKPSSLRRQQLIRECPILSNIEPKQIKVWFQNRRCREKQRKESSRLQAVNRKLTAMNKLLMEENDRLQKQVSQLVYENGFFRQQTQTAALTTTDNNSCESVVTSGQQNVSAQRPPRDASPAGLLSLAEETLTEFLSKATGTAVEWVQMPGMKPGPDSIGIIAISHSCSGVASRACGLVGLEPTRVAEILKDRSSWFRDCRAVDVLNVMSTGSGGTIELLYMQLYAPTTLAPARDFWLMRYTSVTEDGSLVVCERSLNNTQNGPSMPPVQNFGQXFGSIYFYMXQNAANNLFQPWSVPEVLRPLYESSTVLSQRTTMAALRHLRQISQEISHPTVTGWGRRPAALRALGQRLSKGFNEAVNGFTDEGWSMLESDGIDDVTLLVNSSPSKLMGANISYANGFPSMSSAVLCAKASMLLQNVPPVILLRFLREHRSEWADSGIDAYSAAAVKAGPCSIPVTRTGSFGGQIILPLSHTIEHEEFMEVIRLESIGHYQDDMIMPGDIFLLQLCSGVDENAVGTCAELVFAPIDASFADDAPLLPSGFRIIPLDSKADASSPNRTLDLASTLEVGPAGSRPNGDYSKNSSSTKSVMTIAFQFAFEIHLQENIAAMARQYVRSIISSVQRVALALSPSRLGSLPGLRSPPGTPEAQTLARWICQSYRFFLGVELLKSVGGGSESILKEIWHHSDALMCCSLKALPVFTFANEAGLDMLETTLVSLQDITLEKIFDDNGRKTLFSELPQIMQQGFACLQGGICLSSMGRPISYERAVAWKVLNEEEDPHCLCFMFINWSFV; this is translated from the exons ATGATGGCGGTGACATCGGCCTGTAAAGACAGTAAAATGGGAATGGACAATGGGAAATATGTGAGGTACACTCCTGAGCAGGTTGAGGCTTTGGAGAGATTGTATCATGAATGTCCAAAGCCCAGTTCACTCCGTCGTCAGCAGCTGATTCGGGAGTGTCCAATTCTATCCAACATCGAGCCAAAACAAATCAAAGTCTGGTTTCAAAATAGAAG ATGTAGAGAGAAGCAGCGTAAAGAATCATCGCGACTTCAAGCCGTGAACAGAAAATTGACAGCAATGAATAAGCTGTTGATGGAGGAGAATGATAGGCTGCAGAAGCAAGTTTCACAGTTGGTGTATGAGAATGGATTTTTCCGCCAACAGACTCAAACT GCAGCCCTTACCACCACAGACAACAATAGTTGTGAATCTGTGGTGACGAGTGGTCAGCAAAACGTGTCCGCTCAGCGTCCACCAAGGGATGCAAGCCCTGCGGG ACTTTTGTCCTTAGCAGAGGAAACTTTAACAGAGTTTCTATCAAAGGCCACTGGAACCGCTGTGGAGTGGGTCCAAATGCCTGGGATGAAG CCTGGTCCGGATTCCATTGGAATCATTGCTATTTCTCATAGTTGCTCAGGAGTAGCCTCACGTGCTTGTGGCCTTGTGGGTCTAGAGCCTACAAGA GTTGCTGAGATCCTTAAAGATCGGTCATCATGGTTCCGTGACTGCCGAGCTGTGGATGTTCTCAATGTGATGTCTACTGGGAGCGGTGGAACCATTGAGTTGCTATACATGCAG CTCTACGCGCCTACTACTCTTGCCCCAGCTCGTGACTTCTGGTTGATGCGGTATACATCTGTTACCGAAGATGGTAGCCTTGTG GTATGTGAGAGATCACTGAACAACACTCAGAATGGTCCTAGCATGCCACCGGTGCAGAACTTTGGACAATAATTTGGGTCTA tatatttttacaTGTGACAAAATGCTGCTAATAATCTTTTCCAGCCCTGGAGTGTTCCCGAAGTATTGCGTCCACTGTATGAGTCATCAACAGTGCTGTCGCAGAGGACAACAATGGCG GCATTACGTCACTTGAGACAAATTTCACAAGAAATTTCTCATCCTACTGTCACTGGTTGGGGAAGAAGACCTGCAGCTTTGCGCGCACTTGGTCAAAGATTGAGCAA GGGTTTTAACGAGGCTGTTAATGGTTTTACCGATGAGGGTTGGTCTATGCTTGAAAGCGATGGTATAGATGATGTTACACTTCTTGTCAACTCATCACCCAGCAAATTGATGGGTGCAAATATCTCTTATGCCAATGGATTTCCATCAATGAGCAGCGCTGTACTATGTGCGAAGGCATCTATGCTTTTACAG AACGTACCTCCTGTGATTCTGCTAAGGTTCTTGCGGGAACACCGATCTGAATGGGCTGACTCTGGGATTGATGCGTATTCAGCTGCTGCAGTTAAAGCTGGTCCATGCAGCATACCAGTCACTCGAACTGGAAGTTTTGGCGGACAAATCATTCTTCCACTGTCTCACACTATTGAACATGAAGAG TTTATGGAGGTGATAAGACTTGAAAGCATTGGCCACTATCAAGATGATATGATAATGCCTGGTGACATCTTTCTTTTGCAA CTTTGTAGTGGAGTGGATGAGAACGCTGTCGGAACATGTGCGGAGCTCGTCTTTGCTCCTATTGATGCCTCTTTTGCTGATGATGCTCCTCTTCTTCCCTCTGGTTTTCGTATCATTCCTCTGGACTCCAAGGCG GACGCCTCTAGTCCAAACCGCACACTAGATCTTGCATCTACTCTTGAGGTTGGACCGGCTGGAAGTCGACCAAATGGCGATTATTCCAAGAACTCTTCTAGCACAAAATCAGTTATGACAATAGCATTTCAATTTGCATTTGAGATCCATCTTCAAGAAAACATAGCTGCTATGGCACGGCAATATGTTCGCAGTATCATATCATCTGTTCAGAGGGTTGCTTTGGCTCTCTCTCCATCTCGTCTTGGTTCTCTCCCTGGTCTAAGGTCTCCACCTGGCACACCTGAAGCACAGACGCTTGCCCGTTGGATTTGTCAAAGCTATAG GTTCTTTTTAGGTGTAGAGCTGCTCAAATCTGTCGGTGGAGGAAGTGAATCCATTCTGAAAGAAATTTGGCATCACTCAGACGCTCTGATGTGTTGTTCTTTGAAG GCATTGCCAGTTTTCACATTTGCAAATGAGGCAGGACTTGACATGCTAGAAACCACCTTGGTCTCCCTCCAAGATATTACGCTCGAAAAGATTTTTGACGACAACGGTAGAAAGACACTCTTCTCTGAGCTTCCACAGATAATGCAGCAG GGTTTTGCTTGTCTTCAAGGCGGTATCTGTTTGTCAAGTATGGGAAGGCCAATATCGTATGAGAGAGCAGTAGCTTGGAAAGTATTGAATGAAGAAGAAGATCCCCATTGTCTATGTTTCATGTTCATCAATTGGTCTTTTGTCTGA